In Myotis daubentonii chromosome 16, mMyoDau2.1, whole genome shotgun sequence, one DNA window encodes the following:
- the LOC132218995 gene encoding keratin-associated protein 4-3-like: MVNSCCGSVCSDQGCGQGCCQETCCRPSCCQTTCCHPSCCGSSCCRPSCCGSSCCRPCCGSSCCRPTCCISSCCRPTCCQTTCCRTTCCRPSCCGSCCGSCCCRPSCCVSSCCRPSCCTSSCCRPSCCGSSCCRPSCCVSNCCRPVCCQTTCCQTTCCRPVCCGSSSCC; the protein is encoded by the coding sequence ATGGTTAACTCCTGTTGTGGATCCGTCtgctctgaccagggctgtgGCCAAGGCTGCTGCCAGGAGACCTGCTGCCGCCCCAGCTGCTGCCAGACCACCTGCTGCcaccccagctgctgtggctccagctgctgccgcccCTCTTGCTGTGGCTCTAGCTGCTGCCGTccctgctgtggctccagctgctgcAGGCCTACCTGTTGCATCTCTAGCTGTTGCCGCCCCACCTGCTGCCAGACCACCTGCTGCAGGACCACCTGCTGCcgccccagctgctgtggctcctgCTGTGGTTCTTGTTGCTGCCGCCCCAGCTGCTGTGTGTCCAGCTGCTGCCGCCCCAGCTGCTGCACTTCTAGTTGCTgccgcccctcctgctgtggtTCCAGCTGTTGCAGGCCCAGCTGCTGTGTGTCCAATTGCTGCCGTCCAGTCTGCTGCCAGACCACCTGCTGCCAGACAACCTGCTGTCGCCCTGTCTGTTGTGGATCCTCCTCTTGTTGTTGA